Genomic segment of Candidatus Thiopontia autotrophica:
TGGCAGGAACAGTCATACGCTCCCCACCATGAAAAGCATATTCGGTATCACAATAACTACAGCGCAGTGGACATCCGGTCAGACGAACAAATGTGGTCGGCCAGCCAATAGTACGGCCCTCTCCCTGAAGTGAGAGAAAGATTTCCGTCACTCTGAGGTCTACAGCACTACCGCTCATCTGTTGATTTTTTTCAGCTTATCCGCAGCACGTTTGGCCTGGGCTGAACCAGGGGATTTTTTTACAATACTCTGCAGAATTGATTTGGCCTGAGCATACGCCTTGCTGGCCTCACTCTTGTTGCCATTGATGGTGTGGAGACGGCCAATCCAGTACCAGGAATCACCTGTGTATTCCCCCTTGGGAAATTTCTTGATCAGTCGGTTGAAGGCACTCAATGCCTTTTGGTACTGGATTGATCTAACCAGGGCAAAAGCACTGTTGTATGCATCAATCTCTTTGCTGTCAGATGACCCTGTTATAGATGGGTTGGCCTCAACAACTCTGCTCTTGCCATCTTCAATCTTTTTTATGCGCTGATCGAGATCGATATAACTGTTGCTCTGCTGTCTCTTCAGCAGTTCCATCTGGTGCACCATCTCCTCAACCGCACCATAGTTCTCCTGCAGATCTTTTCTTAGATCCCGCATCTCCATGGTTAGTACAGTCAGGCGACTCATCTGACGTTCCAGTCTGTCAATCCGTTGCTCAACTGAACCCGCTGCAGATACCGCAAAAGATGCTAATCCTGCTACCAGAATCAGGAGATGACGATTCATCTCTCTTACTGAGGATATATCAGTTCAACACGTCTGTTCTGCGCCCAGAACCCCTCTTCAGACCCCTGTTCCAGCGGGGTCTCTTCGCCGTAGCTGATGATCTCAATCTGACCACTTTTAACACCTTCGGCTATCAACAGATCACTCATGGTCTGCGCTCTACTCTCTCCCAGAGCCAGATTATATTCACGGGAACCGCGCTCATCCGCATGACCCTCCAATCTGACCAGCATGACGGGGTTACTGACGAGGTAAGATGCATGTGCCTTGACTACGGTTAGATCTTCACCACTGACGCTACTACTGTCGTAATCAAAGAAAAATAGTCTCTGTGCTGGAGGCTCCAGACCTACCATTACCCCACCTTCAACAGGGGCTATATCACCCTGATAATCAACCGCCTCACCCTCGACAGTTAGGCGTTGAGTCGCTGCACTACCTGCAGTAACCGGATCATTCTGACCAACCTCAATAACTTCTATAGCGCCAACAACCTCTCCATCCAATGGATTGTTAAGACTACTACACCCATTTAAAAACAGCCCAATTAACAGAATAATACCTACACGCTTCATCCATCTACCCCTATCTCAAAAACGGGGACCAGGATGGTTCCCGTACATCTTTTCCTTCCAGGCTAAGCTGCTGAACACCTCCACCATCAACAGATGTCACCTCCAAAACACCCTCCCCATCATTTTGAGTAGCATACACGATCAGGCGGTCATTTGGGGCAAAACTGGGCGATTCATCCTGCCTGTTATCAGATAAAATTCTGACAACTCCACTATTCAGATCCTGCACAGCAATTCTGTAATTTCCGGAATCACCACCAAGCATCACAAGATACCTACCATCTGCTG
This window contains:
- a CDS encoding tetratricopeptide repeat protein; protein product: MNRHLLILVAGLASFAVSAAGSVEQRIDRLERQMSRLTVLTMEMRDLRKDLQENYGAVEEMVHQMELLKRQQSNSYIDLDQRIKKIEDGKSRVVEANPSITGSSDSKEIDAYNSAFALVRSIQYQKALSAFNRLIKKFPKGEYTGDSWYWIGRLHTINGNKSEASKAYAQAKSILQSIVKKSPGSAQAKRAADKLKKINR
- the pal gene encoding peptidoglycan-associated lipoprotein Pal, whose product is MKRVGIILLIGLFLNGCSSLNNPLDGEVVGAIEVIEVGQNDPVTAGSAATQRLTVEGEAVDYQGDIAPVEGGVMVGLEPPAQRLFFFDYDSSSVSGEDLTVVKAHASYLVSNPVMLVRLEGHADERGSREYNLALGESRAQTMSDLLIAEGVKSGQIEIISYGEETPLEQGSEEGFWAQNRRVELIYPQ